A window of the Thalassophryne amazonica unplaced genomic scaffold, fThaAma1.1, whole genome shotgun sequence genome harbors these coding sequences:
- the LOC117505777 gene encoding uncharacterized protein LOC117505777 isoform X1, with amino-acid sequence MDTEDQLTAVRYHPSITAPTPGHAVPATTTTTQTQKTRKSKVHPPPGSNNAAKAQQDSPSSRSSHTPQMDQGPNRRPFPGPNQNERRRPQKSPVPPTPKGVEKISEDTVSPQKPQPTTSRAGPRPKDVDFGVKLTRDEVEEVEKQTRGQRKNNNWFAWRKNRITASMAHQVSSCRFVNHKSDTPAPSLLDMITGQRRGFRTEAIKWGIKNEGNAVNKYKELKSAMLGRPISVQNCGLFIDPERPWLVGSPDGIVTDTQTGQRLLCLEVKCPHKHKDRTVEDACREDPHFCLSLQDNEGQEPRAAPVYCLKTSHPYYTQIQCQLAVTGLRQADLVVFTLKETAIVPVTFDPVLWEQTVSKLEKFYEKAILPHVKRERQEDAAAAVRTPEQ; translated from the exons ATGGACACGGAGGACCAACTCACTGCGGTTAGGTATCACCCAAGCATCACAGCGCCAACACCTGGACATGCTGTCCCAGCGACAACCACAACCACTCAAACCCAGAAGACCAGGAAGAGCAAGGTGCATCCTCCTCCTGGGTCCAACAATGCTGCCAAGGCACAGCAGGACAGTCCCAGTTCCAGAAGCAGCCACACCCCTCAGATGGATCAGGGCCCGAACAGGAGACCATTTCCTGGTCCAAACCAAAATGAAAGACGAAGGCCTCAGAAGTCTCCTGTGCCACCAACTCCAAAAGGGGTTGAGAAAATCTCTGAAGATACAGTTTCTCCCCAAAAACCACAGCCGACAACCAGTCGTGCCGGTCCCAGGCCAAAAGATGTGGATTTTGGAGTTAAGCTAacaagggatgaagtggaggaagTGGAGAAGCAAACCCGTGGACAGAGGAAAAACAATAACTGGTTTGCCTGGCGAAAGAACCGGATCACGGCTTCAATGGCGCACCAGGTCTCAAGCTGCAGATTTGTTAACCACAAGAGCGACACTCCAGCCCCTTCCCTCCTGGATATGATCACAG GTCAAAGGCGGGGCTTCCGGACCGAAGCCATCAAGTGGGGAATCAAGAATGAGGGCAACGCAGTCAACAAGTACAAG gaGTTGAAGAGTGCGATGCTTGGCCGGCCGATCTCGGTCCAGAACTGTGGTTTGTTCATCGACCCTGAGCGGCCCTGGTTGGTAGGCAGCCCTGATGGCATCGTGACGGACACACAGACCGGCCAACGGCTGCTCTGCCTGGAAGTGAAATGTCCTCACAAGCACAAAGACAGGACAGTGGAGGACGCCTGCAGGGAGGATCCCCACTTCTGTCTCTCCCTGCAGGATAACGAGGGTCAAGAACCTCGAGCC GCTCCAGTTTACTGCCTGAAGACGAGTCACCCGTACTACACACAGATCCAGTGTCAGCTGGCGGTGACCGGTCTGCGGCAGGCTGACCTCGTGGTCTTCACTCTAAAGGAGACTGCCATTGTACCCGTGACATTTGACCCTGTCCTGTGGGAGCAGACTGTGTCCAAGTTGGAGAAATTCTATGAAAAGGCCATCCTGCCTCACgtcaagagagagagacaggaggaCGCGGCGGCGGCGGTCAGAACACCGGAGCAGTAG
- the LOC117505777 gene encoding uncharacterized protein LOC117505777 isoform X2: protein MDTEDQLTAVRYHPSITAPTPGHAVPATTTTTQTQKTRKSKVHPPPGSNNAAKAQQDSPSSRSSHTPQMDQGQRRRPQKSPVPPTPKGVEKISEDTVSPQKPQPTTSRAGPRPKDVDFGVKLTRDEVEEVEKQTRGQRKNNNWFAWRKNRITASMAHQVSSCRFVNHKSDTPAPSLLDMITGQRRGFRTEAIKWGIKNEGNAVNKYKELKSAMLGRPISVQNCGLFIDPERPWLVGSPDGIVTDTQTGQRLLCLEVKCPHKHKDRTVEDACREDPHFCLSLQDNEGQEPRAAPVYCLKTSHPYYTQIQCQLAVTGLRQADLVVFTLKETAIVPVTFDPVLWEQTVSKLEKFYEKAILPHVKRERQEDAAAAVRTPEQ, encoded by the exons ATGGACACGGAGGACCAACTCACTGCGGTTAGGTATCACCCAAGCATCACAGCGCCAACACCTGGACATGCTGTCCCAGCGACAACCACAACCACTCAAACCCAGAAGACCAGGAAGAGCAAGGTGCATCCTCCTCCTGGGTCCAACAATGCTGCCAAGGCACAGCAGGACAGTCCCAGTTCCAGAAGCAGCCACACCCCTCAGATGGATCAGGGCC AAAGACGAAGGCCTCAGAAGTCTCCTGTGCCACCAACTCCAAAAGGGGTTGAGAAAATCTCTGAAGATACAGTTTCTCCCCAAAAACCACAGCCGACAACCAGTCGTGCCGGTCCCAGGCCAAAAGATGTGGATTTTGGAGTTAAGCTAacaagggatgaagtggaggaagTGGAGAAGCAAACCCGTGGACAGAGGAAAAACAATAACTGGTTTGCCTGGCGAAAGAACCGGATCACGGCTTCAATGGCGCACCAGGTCTCAAGCTGCAGATTTGTTAACCACAAGAGCGACACTCCAGCCCCTTCCCTCCTGGATATGATCACAG GTCAAAGGCGGGGCTTCCGGACCGAAGCCATCAAGTGGGGAATCAAGAATGAGGGCAACGCAGTCAACAAGTACAAG gaGTTGAAGAGTGCGATGCTTGGCCGGCCGATCTCGGTCCAGAACTGTGGTTTGTTCATCGACCCTGAGCGGCCCTGGTTGGTAGGCAGCCCTGATGGCATCGTGACGGACACACAGACCGGCCAACGGCTGCTCTGCCTGGAAGTGAAATGTCCTCACAAGCACAAAGACAGGACAGTGGAGGACGCCTGCAGGGAGGATCCCCACTTCTGTCTCTCCCTGCAGGATAACGAGGGTCAAGAACCTCGAGCC GCTCCAGTTTACTGCCTGAAGACGAGTCACCCGTACTACACACAGATCCAGTGTCAGCTGGCGGTGACCGGTCTGCGGCAGGCTGACCTCGTGGTCTTCACTCTAAAGGAGACTGCCATTGTACCCGTGACATTTGACCCTGTCCTGTGGGAGCAGACTGTGTCCAAGTTGGAGAAATTCTATGAAAAGGCCATCCTGCCTCACgtcaagagagagagacaggaggaCGCGGCGGCGGCGGTCAGAACACCGGAGCAGTAG